In the genome of Hippoglossus hippoglossus isolate fHipHip1 chromosome 4, fHipHip1.pri, whole genome shotgun sequence, one region contains:
- the clocka gene encoding circadian locomoter output cycles protein kaput isoform X2 produces MTSSIDRDDSSIFDGLMEEDEKDKAKRVSRNKSEKKRRDQFNVLIKELGTMLPGNTRKMDKSTILQKSIDFLHKHKEIAAQSESTEIRQDWKPPFLSNEEFTQLMLEGLDGFFLAIMTDGNIIYVSESVTSLLEHLPSDLVDQNLLNFLPMGEHSDVYKALSSHIMEGETLTPEYLKTKNQLDFCCHMLRGTIDPKEPPVYEYVKFIGNFKSLNNVPNCTRNGFEGVIQRSLHSAFEDRVCLIATVRLAKPQFIKEMCTVDEPNEEFTSRHSLEWKFLFLDHRAPPIIGYLPFEVLGTSGYDYYHVDDLETLAKCHEHLMQYGKGKSCYYRFLTKGQQWIWLQTHYYITYHQWNSRPEFIVCTHTVVSYAEVRAEQRRELGIEESPPEITADKQSQVSGSESQLNTSLKEVLERFDHSRTPSLSSRSSHKSSHTAVSEPVSSQMKLQGDRSTPGRQSVSAMEMTSPRRSSISSQHSMSSQITEQNVTPSMVPQQQQQQQQQQQQQQPQQQQQQHHQQQPQQQQQQPQQQQVQNNSMVQFSSQLETMHHLKEQLEQRTRMIESNIQRQQDELREIQVELQRVQGHNLQMFLQKGAGGLNLGSVQMAQGNTLQQGGMLSMQGQVVSAGPLQNNIKQQHAVQPQSQQQTLLQEQSSALSQSQRSSLTLQPQQNPLPMSLYNTMMIPQQSPANVVQIATSLAQNTGPNTPAVATFAQDRAAQIRFPAAPQLLTKLVTGQMACGAVMVPTTMFMGQVVTAFAPQQGQTQTISISQQPPPQQQQQQQPQQQQEQQLQPQSQVTAMQPGQAPLAQQQTQFLQASRLLHGNQSTQLILQAAFPLQQQGTFAAATQQQQQQLQQQQQLQHQQQQQQKQLQQQKQQLAPHRADSLSDRSTTQPQ; encoded by the exons atgacctccagcatTGACAG GGATGATAGCAGTATTTTTGATGGGTTAATGGAAGAAGATGAAAAGGACAAAGCAAAACG TGTGTCCCGTAACAAGTCTGAGAAGAAACGTAGAGACCAGTTCAATGTCCTCATCAAGGAGCTGGGTACAATGTTGCCGGGTAACACCCGGAAGATGGACAAGTCCACTATTTTGCAGAAGAGCATTGActttctgcacaaacacaagg AAATCGCTGCTCAGTCAGAGTCAACTGAGATCAGACAAGACTGGAAGCCTCCTTTTCTTAGTAATGAAGAGTTCACTCAGCTGATGTTGGAG GGATTGGATGGATTTTTCCTTGCAATTATGACTGATGGTAATATAATCTATGTCTCTGAGAGTGTGACGTCTCTACTAGAACATTTACCT tctgatcTTGTCGATCAGAACCTGTTGAACTTCCTGCCCATGGGGGAGCATTCAGATGTGTACAAGGCCCTGTCCTCTCACATCATGGAGGGAGAGACGCTGACACCTGAATATCTGAAGA CAAAAAATCAGCTAGACTTCTGTTGCCACATGCTCCGAGGGACTATCGACCCTAAAGAGCCCCCTGTGTACGAATACGTCAAGTTCATTGGAAACTTCAAGTCCCTGAATAATG TGCCTAACTGTACCCGAAACGGTTTTGAAGGAGTGATCCAGCGATCACTTCACTCTGCCTTTGAAGACAGAGTGTGTCTCATTGCAACTGTGAGACTCGCCAAACCACAGTTTATCAAG GAGATGTGCACTGTAGATGAGCCTAATGAGGAATTCACCTCCAGACATAGTTTAGAGTGGAAATTTCTCTTCTTGGACCACAG AGCTCCACCCATCATAGGTTACCTCCCGTTTGAGGTCCTGGGTACATCAGGGTATGACTACTACCATGTAGATGACCTGGAGACACTGGCCAAATGCCATGAACACT TAATGCAATACGGCAAAGGAAAGTCCTGCTACTACAGATTCCTCACAAAAGGGCAGCAGTGGATTTGGCTTCAGACTCACTACTACATCACCTACCACCAGTGGAACTCCAGACCAGAGTTTattgtctgcacacacactgtcgtAAG TTATGCTGAAGTAAGAGCAGAGCAGCGCAGAGAACTTGGAATTGAAGAATCCCCACCTGAGATTACAGCAGATAAG CAGTCCCAGGTTTCAGGCTCCGAGTCCCAGCTCAACACCAGTCTGAAGGAGGTTTTGGAGCGCTTCGACCACAGCCGGACGCCCTCGCTTTCATCTCGCAGCTCACACAAATCATCACACACCGCTGTGTCTGAGCCAGTCT CATCCCAGATGAAGCTGCAGGGGGATAGGAGTACACCAGGTCGCCAATCTGTTTCTGCCATGGAGATGACGTCACCACGAAGATCGTCTATCAGCAGTCAG CATTCGATGAGCTCCCAAATTACCGAACAGAACGTGACTCCATCCATGGTtcctcaacagcagcagcagcagcagcagcagcagcaacaacaacaaccgcagcaacaacagcagcagcatcatcagcagcagccacaacaacagcaacagcagcctcAACAGCAACAAGTTCAAAACAAT TCAATGGTGCAGTTCTCCAGCCAGTTAGAAACCATGCATCACCTGAAAGAGCAGTTGGAGCAGAGGACCAGGATGATTGAGTCCAACATCCAGCGGCAGCAGGATGAGCTGCGGGAGATtcaggtggagctgcagagggtgCAGGGACATAACCTGCAG ATGTTCTTGCAGaaaggagctggaggactgAATCTTGGCTCTGTTCAGATGGCCCAGGGGAACACTTTGCAGCAGGGGGGGATGCTCAGCATGCAGGGCCAAGTGGTCTCTGCTGGGCCTTTACAGAACAACATAAAGCAACAACATGCCGTCCAGCCCCAGTCCCAGCAACAAACACTCCTGCAGGAACAGAGCTCAGCACTCTCTCAG TCTCAGCGGTCGTCTCTCACCCTGCAGCCTCAACAGAATCCACTGCCTATGTCTCTCTACAACACAATGATGATCCCTCAACAAAGTCCTGCTAATGTGGTCCAGATTGCCACCAGCCTGGCACAGAACACTGGACCCAACACTCCCGCTGTGGCAACATTTGCACAGGACCGTGCTGCTCAAATAAG gtttcctgctgctcctcagctgctcaCCAAGCTAGTGACAGGACAGATGGCATGTGGGGCAGTCATGGTCCCCACAACCATGTTCATGGGCCAAGTGGTGACAGCCTTCGCCCCTCAGCAGGGCCAGACGCAGACCATCAGCATCTCCCAGCAGcctccaccacagcagcagcagcagcaacaaccgcagcagcagcaggaacagcagtTACAGCCGCAGTCACAGGTCACAGCCATGCAGCCTGGGCAGGCTCCACTGGCCCAGCAGCAAACACAGTTCCTACAG GCTTCTCGACTTCTTCATGGAAACCAGTCCACCCAGTTGATCCTGCAGGCTGCGttccctctgcagcagcagggtaCCTTTGCTGCCgcaacccagcagcagcagcaacagttacagcagcaacaacagttacaacatcaacaacagcaacagcagaagCAGTtacaacagcagaaacagcaaCTGGCTCCTCACAGAGCAGATAGTTTGTCTGACCGCTCCACTACGCAGCCACAGTAG
- the clocka gene encoding circadian locomoter output cycles protein kaput isoform X1: protein MTSSIDRDDSSIFDGLMEEDEKDKAKRVSRNKSEKKRRDQFNVLIKELGTMLPGNTRKMDKSTILQKSIDFLHKHKEIAAQSESTEIRQDWKPPFLSNEEFTQLMLEGLDGFFLAIMTDGNIIYVSESVTSLLEHLPSDLVDQNLLNFLPMGEHSDVYKALSSHIMEGETLTPEYLKTKNQLDFCCHMLRGTIDPKEPPVYEYVKFIGNFKSLNNVPNCTRNGFEGVIQRSLHSAFEDRVCLIATVRLAKPQFIKEMCTVDEPNEEFTSRHSLEWKFLFLDHRAPPIIGYLPFEVLGTSGYDYYHVDDLETLAKCHEHLMQYGKGKSCYYRFLTKGQQWIWLQTHYYITYHQWNSRPEFIVCTHTVVSYAEVRAEQRRELGIEESPPEITADKQSQVSGSESQLNTSLKEVLERFDHSRTPSLSSRSSHKSSHTAVSEPVSSQMKLQGDRSTPGRQSVSAMEMTSPRRSSISSQHSMSSQITEQNVTPSMVPQQQQQQQQQQQQQQPQQQQQQHHQQQPQQQQQQPQQQQVQNNVQSMVQFSSQLETMHHLKEQLEQRTRMIESNIQRQQDELREIQVELQRVQGHNLQMFLQKGAGGLNLGSVQMAQGNTLQQGGMLSMQGQVVSAGPLQNNIKQQHAVQPQSQQQTLLQEQSSALSQSQRSSLTLQPQQNPLPMSLYNTMMIPQQSPANVVQIATSLAQNTGPNTPAVATFAQDRAAQIRFPAAPQLLTKLVTGQMACGAVMVPTTMFMGQVVTAFAPQQGQTQTISISQQPPPQQQQQQQPQQQQEQQLQPQSQVTAMQPGQAPLAQQQTQFLQASRLLHGNQSTQLILQAAFPLQQQGTFAAATQQQQQQLQQQQQLQHQQQQQQKQLQQQKQQLAPHRADSLSDRSTTQPQ, encoded by the exons atgacctccagcatTGACAG GGATGATAGCAGTATTTTTGATGGGTTAATGGAAGAAGATGAAAAGGACAAAGCAAAACG TGTGTCCCGTAACAAGTCTGAGAAGAAACGTAGAGACCAGTTCAATGTCCTCATCAAGGAGCTGGGTACAATGTTGCCGGGTAACACCCGGAAGATGGACAAGTCCACTATTTTGCAGAAGAGCATTGActttctgcacaaacacaagg AAATCGCTGCTCAGTCAGAGTCAACTGAGATCAGACAAGACTGGAAGCCTCCTTTTCTTAGTAATGAAGAGTTCACTCAGCTGATGTTGGAG GGATTGGATGGATTTTTCCTTGCAATTATGACTGATGGTAATATAATCTATGTCTCTGAGAGTGTGACGTCTCTACTAGAACATTTACCT tctgatcTTGTCGATCAGAACCTGTTGAACTTCCTGCCCATGGGGGAGCATTCAGATGTGTACAAGGCCCTGTCCTCTCACATCATGGAGGGAGAGACGCTGACACCTGAATATCTGAAGA CAAAAAATCAGCTAGACTTCTGTTGCCACATGCTCCGAGGGACTATCGACCCTAAAGAGCCCCCTGTGTACGAATACGTCAAGTTCATTGGAAACTTCAAGTCCCTGAATAATG TGCCTAACTGTACCCGAAACGGTTTTGAAGGAGTGATCCAGCGATCACTTCACTCTGCCTTTGAAGACAGAGTGTGTCTCATTGCAACTGTGAGACTCGCCAAACCACAGTTTATCAAG GAGATGTGCACTGTAGATGAGCCTAATGAGGAATTCACCTCCAGACATAGTTTAGAGTGGAAATTTCTCTTCTTGGACCACAG AGCTCCACCCATCATAGGTTACCTCCCGTTTGAGGTCCTGGGTACATCAGGGTATGACTACTACCATGTAGATGACCTGGAGACACTGGCCAAATGCCATGAACACT TAATGCAATACGGCAAAGGAAAGTCCTGCTACTACAGATTCCTCACAAAAGGGCAGCAGTGGATTTGGCTTCAGACTCACTACTACATCACCTACCACCAGTGGAACTCCAGACCAGAGTTTattgtctgcacacacactgtcgtAAG TTATGCTGAAGTAAGAGCAGAGCAGCGCAGAGAACTTGGAATTGAAGAATCCCCACCTGAGATTACAGCAGATAAG CAGTCCCAGGTTTCAGGCTCCGAGTCCCAGCTCAACACCAGTCTGAAGGAGGTTTTGGAGCGCTTCGACCACAGCCGGACGCCCTCGCTTTCATCTCGCAGCTCACACAAATCATCACACACCGCTGTGTCTGAGCCAGTCT CATCCCAGATGAAGCTGCAGGGGGATAGGAGTACACCAGGTCGCCAATCTGTTTCTGCCATGGAGATGACGTCACCACGAAGATCGTCTATCAGCAGTCAG CATTCGATGAGCTCCCAAATTACCGAACAGAACGTGACTCCATCCATGGTtcctcaacagcagcagcagcagcagcagcagcagcaacaacaacaaccgcagcaacaacagcagcagcatcatcagcagcagccacaacaacagcaacagcagcctcAACAGCAACAAGTTCAAAACAATGTACAA TCAATGGTGCAGTTCTCCAGCCAGTTAGAAACCATGCATCACCTGAAAGAGCAGTTGGAGCAGAGGACCAGGATGATTGAGTCCAACATCCAGCGGCAGCAGGATGAGCTGCGGGAGATtcaggtggagctgcagagggtgCAGGGACATAACCTGCAG ATGTTCTTGCAGaaaggagctggaggactgAATCTTGGCTCTGTTCAGATGGCCCAGGGGAACACTTTGCAGCAGGGGGGGATGCTCAGCATGCAGGGCCAAGTGGTCTCTGCTGGGCCTTTACAGAACAACATAAAGCAACAACATGCCGTCCAGCCCCAGTCCCAGCAACAAACACTCCTGCAGGAACAGAGCTCAGCACTCTCTCAG TCTCAGCGGTCGTCTCTCACCCTGCAGCCTCAACAGAATCCACTGCCTATGTCTCTCTACAACACAATGATGATCCCTCAACAAAGTCCTGCTAATGTGGTCCAGATTGCCACCAGCCTGGCACAGAACACTGGACCCAACACTCCCGCTGTGGCAACATTTGCACAGGACCGTGCTGCTCAAATAAG gtttcctgctgctcctcagctgctcaCCAAGCTAGTGACAGGACAGATGGCATGTGGGGCAGTCATGGTCCCCACAACCATGTTCATGGGCCAAGTGGTGACAGCCTTCGCCCCTCAGCAGGGCCAGACGCAGACCATCAGCATCTCCCAGCAGcctccaccacagcagcagcagcagcaacaaccgcagcagcagcaggaacagcagtTACAGCCGCAGTCACAGGTCACAGCCATGCAGCCTGGGCAGGCTCCACTGGCCCAGCAGCAAACACAGTTCCTACAG GCTTCTCGACTTCTTCATGGAAACCAGTCCACCCAGTTGATCCTGCAGGCTGCGttccctctgcagcagcagggtaCCTTTGCTGCCgcaacccagcagcagcagcaacagttacagcagcaacaacagttacaacatcaacaacagcaacagcagaagCAGTtacaacagcagaaacagcaaCTGGCTCCTCACAGAGCAGATAGTTTGTCTGACCGCTCCACTACGCAGCCACAGTAG